A single genomic interval of Helianthus annuus cultivar XRQ/B chromosome 13, HanXRQr2.0-SUNRISE, whole genome shotgun sequence harbors:
- the LOC110869835 gene encoding claspin-like encodes MIHAVLRKKDQKGKDIDVEFKFDVGDLRRVLDLKDSDNDPIIMSERLAKGLWCRMGFTGHINGKMTKTSFSKAYRSLLHCMVHSLSHRKGAYDEVSDYIMNIVTSLVLNRKYNISQVIFEYIKENCQAKGDKYIMYPRFIMMLINDKIKDLPKIRSDVMDVRNITYESIVRITKESDTKTKQMICKIKDPEYVAPENEKWRHDNSDSDNENEKMSEMAEKKTRWWCVRNGKRKRTPKSSPTGSSGEPQQRLVDETVSEPSVVIEQGVDLLNQTFESYLKRNEEAAAQQAQGSSAHVENVTRVEPEIEAQGSSSEDDSEATQSESELDPMTLGRGKAQLKKKPLKKKKTSDEEDSPYEPDQPKKQVKKRKAVQAGVIPRNVRAKKSEAEPQKDKGGKKEKHIQKEKVLESEKTQEPVAERETGGDDYVEVTGFKAASPRPPSQDKPESSQKKDSKVDYMFEGFPEATEVYTEDIPEDDYDMFNDQAVKELVQKVNKLEKEKAKTELEHDILKKQVDNLMKAHEQVRAVLIEQEETMNKMRNEAHDNSKLFELLTAEIASLNVKIKNLEDVNQTHNQLLSEMSEASSNEMKAMKLEMEAMKADKVMKDEQLHMLYSVMESHFKLDVHATFNEIEVKRAEERRLERERRLAEEATQKNKGVIDDTQEAGGSSSQPDIGGS; translated from the exons ATGATACATGCAGTCTTGAGAAAGAAGGATCAAAAAGGAAAAGACATAGATGTAGAATTCAAGTTTGATGTTGGAGATTTAAGGAGAGTTCTAGacttgaaagattctgacaatgaTCCAATAATCATGTCTGAACGTCTTGCTAAAGGTTTGTGGTGCAGAATGGGATTTACTGGTCATATCAATGGAAAGATGACTAAGACAAGTTTTTCGAAGGCTTATAGATCCTTGCTGCACTGCATGGTTCATTCATTGTCACACAGGAAAGGAGCCTATGATGAAGTTTCTGATTATATTATGAACATAGTCACAAGTTTGGTATTGAACAGGAAGTACAACATTTCTCAAGTGATATTTGAGTATATAAAGGAGAACTGCCAGGCGAAAGGAGACAAATATATCATGTATCCTAGATTCATTATGATGTTGATAAATGATAAGATCAAGGATCTTCCAAAGATCAGAAGTGATGTCATGGATGTGAGAAACATTACATATGAATCAATTGTGAGAATCACTAAAGAAAGTGATACAAAAACGAAACAAATGATATGCAAGATCAAGGATCcagaatatgttgctccggagaATGAGAAATGGAGACATGATAACAGTGATTCAGATAATGAAAATGAAAAGATGAGCGAGATGGCTGAGAAGAAGACTAGATGGTGGTGTGTGAGAAATGGAAAACGAAAGAGAACACCGAAGTCATCCCCAACAG GGTCTTCTGGAGAACCACAGCAGAGATTGGTTGATGAAACTGTCTCGGAGCCATCTGTAGTCATTGAACAAGGAGTTGATCTTCTAAACCAAACTTTTGAAAGTTATCTGAAAAGGAATGAGGAAGCAGCAGCACAACAAGCTCAAGGATCGAGTGCTCATGTTGAGAATGTTACAAGAGTTGAACCAGAGATTGAAGCTCAGGGTAGTTCAAGTGAAGATGATTCTGAAGCAACTCAATCAGAATCTGAATTGGATCCAATGACTCTTGGAAGGGGAAAAGCTCAGCTGAAAAAGAAACCTTTAAAGAAGAAGAAAACATCTGATGAAGAAGATTCACCTTATGAACCGGATCAGCCAAAGAAACAAGTAAAGAAACGAAAAGCAGTTCAAGCTGGAGTAATCCCAAGGAATGTTAGAGCAAAGAAATCAGAAGCTGAACCACAAAAAGATAAAGGTGGAAAGAAAGAGAAACACATTCAGAAAGAAAAGGTCCTTGAATCTGAGAAGACACAAG AACCAGTAGCTGAAAGAGAAACTGGTGGTGATGATTACGTAGAAGTCACTGGGTTTAAAGCTGCTAGTCCACGTCCTCCTTCACAAGACAAACCAGAATCATCTCAAAAGAAAGATTCAAAGGTTGATTACATGTTTGAAGGATTTCCAGAAGCAACAGAAGTTTACACAGAAGATATTcctgaagatgactacgacatgTTCAACGATCAAGCAGTTAAAGAATTGGTACAAAAGGTTAACAAGTTGGAGAAAGAAAAGGCCAAGACTGAATTAGAACATGATATTTTGAAGAAACAAGTTGATAATCTCATGAAAGCTCATGAACAAGTCAGAGCAGTGCTGATAGAACAAGAAGAAACGATGAACAAAATGAGGAATGAAGCTCATGATAATTCAAAGTTGTTTGAACTGTTGACGGCAGAGATTGCTTCGTTGAATGTGAAGATAAAGAACTTAGAAGATGTCAATCAAACACACAATCAGCTTCTCAGTGAAATGAGTGAAGCTTCGTCAAACGAAATGAAGGCGATGAAGTTGGAAATGGAAGCTATGAAGGCAGACAAAGTAATGAAAGATGAACAACTTCATATGCTATACTCTGTCATGGAAAGTCATTTCAAGTTGGATGTTCATGCCACATTCAATGAAATAGAAGTGAAAAGAGCTGAAGAGAGAAGGTTGGAACGTGAAAGACGTTTAGCTGAAGAAGCCACCCAAAAGAACAAAGGTGTGATTGATGATACTCAAGAAGCTGGTGGATCGTCAAGCCAACCTGATATTGGTGGTTCATGA